The following are encoded in a window of Amycolatopsis lexingtonensis genomic DNA:
- a CDS encoding nucleotide disphospho-sugar-binding domain-containing protein, with product MRILFATVPLSGHFFPLVPLAWAYRAAGAEVVVTTSADYLPTVLRAGLPATPAGPAADFTGLAGHGYDDAAEHLLAHGRVFARVSAANLVGTLRLAQSWQPDLVVYERAAAAGAITAAVHGVPGVELQWGVPALREYRAAADEVLAGELSALGLPGLPRADHVVGTWPPSLRHLHAAEQSSMRHVPYNGDARLPDWLAVPPRRPRVCLTLGTVLPGLGTAGLFLALLEELSTLDIELVVAVADETAAAWGTLPSSVLHAGRLPLAQALRTCDAVVHHGGNGTSLAALEAGVPQLVLPHFDDQIGNAEAVVRSGAGLRLSPGEITPEAVAAGCARLLADARFAEVAAAVAAENAAQPSPAEVVRTLTPLALRPELRRAG from the coding sequence ATGCGGATCCTCTTCGCCACGGTGCCCCTCTCGGGACACTTCTTCCCCCTCGTGCCGCTCGCGTGGGCCTACCGGGCCGCCGGCGCCGAGGTCGTGGTGACCACGTCGGCGGACTACCTGCCGACGGTCCTGCGCGCCGGGCTCCCCGCGACACCCGCCGGGCCCGCGGCGGACTTCACCGGCCTCGCCGGCCACGGCTACGACGACGCCGCCGAGCACCTGCTCGCCCACGGCCGGGTGTTCGCCCGCGTCTCCGCCGCCAACCTGGTCGGCACGCTCCGGCTCGCCCAGAGCTGGCAGCCGGACCTCGTGGTGTACGAACGCGCGGCCGCCGCGGGCGCGATCACGGCGGCGGTGCACGGCGTCCCCGGCGTCGAACTGCAGTGGGGCGTCCCGGCGCTGCGCGAGTACCGGGCCGCGGCGGACGAAGTGCTCGCCGGCGAGCTGTCCGCGCTGGGCCTGCCCGGGCTGCCGCGCGCGGACCACGTCGTCGGCACCTGGCCGCCGAGCCTGCGCCACCTGCACGCGGCCGAGCAGTCGAGCATGCGGCACGTGCCCTACAACGGCGACGCCCGGCTGCCGGACTGGCTGGCGGTCCCGCCGCGGCGGCCGCGGGTGTGCTTGACGCTGGGCACCGTGCTGCCCGGATTGGGGACGGCCGGGCTCTTCCTGGCCCTGCTCGAAGAGTTGTCCACATTGGACATCGAGCTGGTGGTCGCGGTGGCCGACGAGACGGCGGCGGCGTGGGGCACGCTCCCGTCGTCGGTGCTCCACGCGGGGCGGCTCCCGCTCGCGCAGGCGCTGCGGACGTGCGACGCGGTGGTCCACCACGGCGGCAACGGGACGTCGCTGGCGGCGCTCGAAGCCGGGGTCCCGCAGCTGGTGCTGCCGCACTTCGACGACCAGATCGGCAACGCGGAAGCCGTGGTGCGCTCGGGTGCCGGGCTGCGGCTCTCGCCCGGGGAGATCACGCCCGAGGCCGTCGCGGCCGGGTGCGCCCGGCTGCTGGCCGACGCCCGGTTCGCCGAAGTCGCGGCCGCCGTCGCCGCGGAGAACGCCGCGCAGCCGTCGCCCGCCGAAGTCGTGCGGACGCTGACTCCCCTGGCGCTGCGACCGGAACTCCGCCGGGCGGGCTGA
- a CDS encoding APC family permease → MSAATDRGSGDARPASLRRTLGTPKVVFLVVAAAAPLAAMVGTVPLAFVIGNGAAVPAMFVFAGLTLLCFSVGYAAMSRRIVTSGGFYGYLSAGLGRPAAVGGGWAAVLAYNTATVGMTGAFAYFAQLVASSYGLDWPWPVWAAIGLALMGVLGYRKIDFSARVLAVLMIAEVAILVLLDVAVLLRHGGGALPAASFDPATIVGAGLGVSLMFALISFIGFESAALYGEESRNPRRSVPLATYWSVILIAVFYALTSWVAVGAVGPGQLRDVAGQQLGNLFGGLTDDYLGSAVTTAMQILLCTSLFAGMLAMHGASNRYLFALGRDRVLPAGLGAVHRKHGSPHRASLTQTVFTVAVTAIFAIAGADPYVNLATTMTGLGTLGIVGLQAAASLSVIAFFRRRPDRHWWRTGVAPVLGLLGLVASAVLVIQNFDLLTGTTSTLVNSLPWAFVVVVAAGAGFALWLRARRPERYAALSRIASERGGLAAVPDPQEPGDRRAEAA, encoded by the coding sequence GTGAGCGCAGCAACCGACCGCGGTTCCGGGGACGCGCGACCGGCGTCCCTCCGGCGCACCCTCGGTACTCCCAAAGTCGTCTTCCTGGTCGTGGCCGCCGCGGCGCCGCTGGCCGCGATGGTCGGCACCGTCCCGCTGGCGTTCGTCATCGGCAACGGGGCCGCCGTGCCGGCGATGTTCGTCTTCGCCGGGCTCACGCTCCTCTGCTTCTCCGTCGGGTACGCCGCGATGAGCCGGCGGATCGTGACGTCCGGTGGGTTCTACGGCTACCTCTCGGCCGGGCTCGGGCGGCCGGCCGCGGTCGGGGGCGGGTGGGCCGCCGTGCTCGCCTACAACACCGCCACCGTCGGCATGACCGGCGCCTTCGCCTACTTCGCGCAGCTCGTCGCGTCCTCCTACGGCCTCGACTGGCCGTGGCCGGTCTGGGCGGCAATCGGCCTCGCGCTGATGGGCGTGCTGGGCTACCGGAAGATCGACTTCAGCGCCCGCGTACTCGCCGTCCTGATGATCGCCGAGGTCGCGATCCTGGTGCTGCTGGACGTCGCGGTGCTGCTCCGGCACGGCGGTGGCGCGCTGCCCGCGGCCTCGTTCGACCCGGCGACCATCGTCGGCGCCGGGCTCGGCGTGTCGCTCATGTTCGCGCTGATCTCCTTCATCGGCTTCGAATCCGCCGCGCTGTACGGCGAAGAGTCGCGCAACCCGCGGCGCAGCGTCCCGCTCGCCACCTACTGGTCGGTGATCCTGATCGCCGTCTTCTACGCGCTGACGAGCTGGGTCGCGGTCGGCGCCGTCGGGCCGGGGCAGCTGCGGGACGTCGCCGGGCAGCAGCTCGGCAACCTCTTCGGCGGGCTCACCGACGACTACCTGGGCTCGGCGGTCACCACCGCGATGCAGATCCTGTTGTGCACCAGCCTGTTCGCCGGGATGCTCGCGATGCACGGCGCCTCGAACCGCTACCTGTTCGCCCTCGGCCGCGACCGCGTGCTGCCCGCCGGGCTCGGCGCGGTGCACCGCAAGCACGGGTCGCCGCACCGCGCGAGCCTGACGCAGACGGTCTTCACCGTCGCCGTCACCGCGATCTTCGCGATCGCCGGCGCGGACCCGTACGTCAACCTCGCCACCACCATGACGGGGCTGGGCACGCTCGGCATCGTCGGGCTGCAGGCGGCCGCGTCCCTCTCGGTCATCGCGTTCTTCCGCCGCCGCCCGGACCGGCACTGGTGGCGCACCGGGGTCGCGCCCGTCCTGGGACTGCTCGGGCTGGTCGCGTCCGCGGTGCTGGTCATCCAGAACTTCGACCTGCTGACCGGCACGACGAGCACGCTGGTCAACTCGCTGCCGTGGGCGTTCGTGGTCGTCGTGGCGGCCGGCGCGGGCTTCGCGCTGTGGCTGCGTGCCCGCCGTCCCGAGCGTTACGCGGCGCTTTCCCGGATCGCGTCGGAACGCGGCGGGCTGGCGGCGGTCCCGGATCCGCAAGAGCCCGGTGACCGGCGGGCCGAAGCGGCCTGA
- a CDS encoding nucleotide disphospho-sugar-binding domain-containing protein: MRVQFAIWPAPAHTFPLAPLAWALKSAGHEVVIATHPGGVETIASMGITPVAVCDIDSMPIPMGPGRAYEKERADLAEITAALEALGFDADDPDREHWDVYSQYYLPAQWDFAPWKGDPNEPLPFLDGLVEFTKAWKPDLVIWDACLPAAAVAAKVAGAAHARWWTAPDVFCRSIDKFKEFTSKPGAPELPNPAVETVRAAAERYGVEIDDELLWGQWTINSQPQEIGPEVSANVVPMRWVSYSSQQPMPDWLYPVPERPRVAVSLGLSERAFMEGGWDHIPVLLNALSELDVEVVATLDDQQLAKVEQIPENVRVLPFVPLDQLVPTCSLLIHHGGVGTVMPAILNSVPQLLVDFVGHSIRANPSGAARLARSRYSLGPALARFTLAKGAGLVLNVAEPDAAVMREQIRRVLEEKSFKENAQRLLKEINSVPGPAEYVKILEQLTLDHQS; the protein is encoded by the coding sequence ATGCGTGTGCAATTCGCCATCTGGCCGGCCCCGGCGCACACCTTCCCGCTGGCGCCGCTGGCCTGGGCGCTGAAGTCCGCGGGGCACGAAGTCGTGATCGCCACGCACCCGGGCGGGGTGGAGACGATCGCGTCGATGGGCATCACCCCGGTCGCGGTCTGCGACATCGACAGCATGCCGATCCCGATGGGCCCCGGCCGGGCCTACGAGAAGGAGCGGGCGGACCTCGCCGAGATCACCGCGGCCCTCGAAGCACTCGGCTTCGACGCCGACGACCCGGACCGCGAGCACTGGGACGTCTACAGCCAGTACTACCTGCCCGCGCAGTGGGACTTCGCGCCGTGGAAGGGTGACCCGAACGAGCCGCTGCCGTTCCTCGACGGCCTCGTCGAGTTCACCAAGGCGTGGAAGCCGGACCTGGTGATCTGGGACGCCTGCCTGCCCGCCGCCGCGGTGGCGGCGAAGGTCGCCGGCGCGGCGCACGCCCGCTGGTGGACCGCGCCCGACGTCTTCTGCCGCAGCATCGACAAGTTCAAGGAGTTCACCAGCAAGCCGGGCGCCCCGGAGCTGCCGAACCCGGCGGTCGAGACGGTCCGGGCGGCGGCCGAGCGCTACGGCGTCGAGATCGACGACGAGCTGCTGTGGGGCCAGTGGACGATCAACTCGCAGCCGCAGGAGATCGGCCCCGAGGTGTCCGCGAACGTCGTCCCGATGCGCTGGGTGTCGTACTCGAGCCAGCAGCCGATGCCGGACTGGCTGTACCCGGTGCCGGAGCGCCCCCGCGTCGCGGTGTCGCTCGGCCTGTCCGAGCGCGCGTTCATGGAGGGCGGCTGGGACCACATCCCGGTGCTGCTGAACGCACTGTCCGAATTGGACGTCGAGGTCGTCGCGACGCTCGACGACCAGCAGCTGGCGAAGGTCGAGCAGATCCCGGAGAACGTCCGCGTGCTTCCGTTCGTCCCGCTCGACCAGCTGGTCCCGACGTGCTCGCTGCTCATCCACCACGGCGGCGTCGGCACGGTCATGCCGGCGATCCTGAACAGCGTCCCGCAGCTGCTGGTCGACTTCGTCGGCCACAGCATCCGCGCGAACCCCTCCGGCGCGGCCCGCCTGGCCCGGTCGCGCTACAGCCTCGGCCCGGCGCTGGCCCGCTTCACCCTGGCGAAGGGCGCGGGCCTGGTGCTGAACGTGGCCGAGCCGGACGCCGCGGTGATGCGCGAGCAGATCCGCCGGGTCCTGGAGGAGAAGTCCTTCAAGGAGAACGCCCAGCGGCTGCTGAAGGAGATCAACTCGGTCCCCGGCCCGGCCGAGTACGTGAAGATCCTGGAGCAGCTCACGCTCGACCACCAGAGCTGA
- a CDS encoding MFS transporter — MTTNSSTPPGELAGKKEWIGLAVLILPTLLLSLDLSVLILAIPHVTADLHPSSAQMLWIVDIYGFTIAGLLVTMGNLGDRIGHRKLLMIGAALFSVASAVAAWSSSAEMLIAARAGLGIAGSTLMPTMLGLISTMFRNAKQRAVAISVQTSFFMVGMAIGPLVGGVMLSAFWWGSVFLLGLPVMGLLLVVAPILLPEHKAAGAGGFKLDLVSIVLSMATILPVIYGLKELARGSSVVVSLVVLAAGLLFGVAFVRRQRRLADPLLDVRLLGRPAFSGALGMMLLGGSTISGIILLFNQYLQLVLGLSPLNSGLWLIPYTVGMVAGYMVSPGLAQRFRPAVVIAAGMMVSLVGFVLLTQVPASGGLVITVLGTVLATAGLSPMLVLGIGLVMGSAPPEKAGAAGAISQTSNELGVAFGIAVFGSIATAVYRGVAEVPAGVPADVAAAAREGIAEGTAAAGTLPGDLAGSLLTAIREAFTSGFAGAAIVCAVLMVVLAAVALLLFRHVPKSGQEPAPAAESIPDEVPAGETV, encoded by the coding sequence ATGACCACCAACAGCTCGACGCCCCCAGGCGAGCTGGCGGGCAAGAAGGAGTGGATCGGCCTTGCCGTCCTCATCCTCCCGACCCTGCTGCTGTCACTGGACCTGAGCGTCCTCATCCTGGCGATTCCCCACGTCACCGCGGACCTGCACCCCAGCAGCGCGCAGATGCTGTGGATCGTCGACATCTACGGCTTCACCATCGCCGGGCTCCTCGTCACCATGGGCAACCTAGGCGACCGCATCGGGCACCGGAAGCTGCTGATGATCGGCGCGGCGCTGTTCAGCGTCGCCTCGGCGGTGGCGGCCTGGTCGTCCAGCGCGGAGATGCTGATCGCCGCCCGCGCGGGCCTCGGCATCGCCGGCTCCACGCTGATGCCCACGATGCTGGGCCTGATCTCCACGATGTTCCGCAACGCGAAGCAGCGCGCGGTCGCGATCAGCGTCCAGACGAGCTTCTTCATGGTCGGCATGGCGATCGGCCCGCTGGTCGGCGGCGTGATGCTGTCGGCGTTCTGGTGGGGTTCGGTGTTCCTGCTCGGCCTGCCGGTGATGGGGCTGCTGCTGGTCGTGGCGCCGATCCTGCTGCCGGAGCACAAAGCCGCCGGCGCCGGCGGCTTCAAGCTCGACCTGGTCAGCATCGTGCTGTCGATGGCCACCATCCTGCCGGTCATCTACGGCCTCAAGGAACTCGCACGCGGCAGCTCGGTCGTGGTGTCGCTGGTGGTCCTCGCGGCGGGCCTGCTCTTCGGGGTGGCGTTCGTCCGGCGGCAGCGCCGGCTGGCCGACCCGCTGCTGGACGTGCGGCTGCTCGGCCGCCCGGCCTTCAGCGGCGCGCTGGGCATGATGCTGCTCGGCGGGTCCACGATCAGCGGCATCATCCTGCTGTTCAACCAGTACCTGCAGCTGGTGCTCGGCCTGTCGCCGCTGAACTCCGGCCTCTGGCTGATCCCGTACACCGTCGGCATGGTGGCCGGGTACATGGTGTCGCCGGGCCTGGCCCAGCGGTTCCGCCCGGCGGTCGTCATCGCGGCCGGGATGATGGTCTCCCTGGTCGGTTTCGTGCTGCTCACGCAGGTGCCGGCGAGTGGCGGCCTGGTCATCACGGTGCTCGGCACGGTGCTGGCGACCGCCGGTCTCTCGCCGATGCTGGTGCTGGGCATCGGCCTGGTGATGGGCTCGGCGCCGCCGGAGAAGGCCGGGGCGGCGGGCGCGATCTCGCAGACGAGCAACGAGCTCGGGGTCGCGTTCGGCATCGCGGTGTTCGGCTCGATCGCCACGGCCGTCTACCGCGGCGTGGCCGAGGTCCCGGCCGGGGTGCCCGCCGACGTCGCCGCGGCCGCCCGCGAAGGCATCGCCGAGGGCACGGCCGCGGCCGGCACCCTGCCCGGTGACCTCGCCGGTTCGCTGCTGACCGCCATCCGCGAGGCCTTCACCAGCGGGTTCGCCGGTGCGGCGATCGTCTGCGCGGTCCTCATGGTGGTGCTCGCCGCGGTGGCGCTGCTGCTGTTCCGGCACGTGCCGAAGAGCGGCCAGGAACCCGCGCCGGCCGCGGAGTCCATTCCGGACGAAGTGCCGGCCGGCGAGACGGTGTAG